Proteins from one Panicum virgatum strain AP13 chromosome 7K, P.virgatum_v5, whole genome shotgun sequence genomic window:
- the LOC120640580 gene encoding putative B3 domain-containing protein Os04g0346900 isoform X2 codes for MASFGGRGGGARKNLRVLLPFTCDSLRIADELAEEIGAGEAHVVGPPGTGREVWPVEVGWDGDGAFLGRRWPEFAGACGVEGGWLLVVRHHGRGLLTVKAFDRSCCLREIGAPPAVGATPSSKGSLHKPQFISVLQPESLEKMLIPAQIRQHCIPENLNSCMTIVLRPPGKIAQIELKMDDQSDLFLTGGWSQFLASHGITDANALLLKYEGNMVWTVKVFEHDGCQRGSRNKDIRMQQDMEEQPSSACTHRCCRDREKKPKGPMTRLNKATLLMKSVYEIGPPSWIKKQINANTLKELALATSFCDVIGLRKPCMITLKTSMISTESWQVCGLPRKNKSYMLRQGWTTFCKENNLMEGICFRF; via the exons ATGGCGTCGtttggcggccgcggcggcggcgcccgcaagAACCTAAGGGTGCTGCTTCCTTTCACCTGCGACAGTCTG CGCATCGCTGACGAGCTCGCCGAGGAAATCGGCGCCGGGGAGGCCCACGTCGTCGGCCCGCCCGGCACCGGCAGGGAGGTCTGGCCCGTCGAGGTTGGgtgggacggcgacggcgcgttCTTGGGGCGCAGGTGGCCGGAGTTCGCGGGCGCGTGCGGCGTCGAAGGTGGGTGGTTATTGGTCGTCCGGCACCATGGCCGCGGCTTGCTCACGGTGAAGGCCTTCGACAGAAGCTGCTGCCTCCGGGAGATCGGCGCTCCACCTGCAG TTGGAGCAACCCCGAGCAGCAAAGGTTCCCTCCATAAGCCACAGTTTATAAGCGTGCTTCAACCAGAATCCTTGGAAAAGATG TTAATACCTGCTCAGATTCGGCAACATTGCATCCCTGAGAACCTGAACAGTTGCATGACTATTGTTCTCAGACCCCCTGGCAAAATAGCTCAAATTGAGCTCAAGATGGATGATCAGTCAGACCTGTTCTTAACAGGTGGTTGGTCGCAGTTTCTGGCGTCTCATGGCATTACTGATGCTAATGCTTTGCTGTTAAAGTACGAAGGCAACATGGTGTGGACTGTCAAAGTCTTTGAGCATGATGGATGCCAGAGAGGGTCCAGAAACAAAGACATCAGAATGCAACAAG ATATGGAAGAGCAGCCATCATCTGCTTGCACACATAGATGTTGCAGGGACAGAGAAAAGAAACCAAAAGGGCCTATGACTCGTTTGAACAAGGCAACATTACTGATGAAATCTGTCTATGAGATTGGACCTCCATCATGGATAAAGAAGCAGATCAATGCCAACACACTTAAGGAACTT GCTTTGGCAACATCTTTCTGTGATGTGATCGGGTTGCGGAAACCTTGCATGATTACTCTAAAGACCTCAATGATCAGTACGGAGTCTTGGCAGGTGTGTGGTCTTCCACGCAAGAATAAGAGCTACATGCTTAGGCAGGGTTGGACGACGTTCTGCAAGGAGAATAATCTCATGGAAG GAATCTGTTTCCGCTTCTAA
- the LOC120640580 gene encoding putative B3 domain-containing protein Os04g0347400 isoform X1: MASFGGRGGGARKNLRVLLPFTCDSLRIADELAEEIGAGEAHVVGPPGTGREVWPVEVGWDGDGAFLGRRWPEFAGACGVEGGWLLVVRHHGRGLLTVKAFDRSCCLREIGAPPAVGATPSSKGSLHKPQFISVLQPESLEKMLIPAQIRQHCIPENLNSCMTIVLRPPGKIAQIELKMDDQSDLFLTGGWSQFLASHGITDANALLLKYEGNMVWTVKVFEHDGCQRGSRNKDIRMQQDMEEQPSSACTHRCCRDREKKPKGPMTRLNKATLLMKSVYEIGPPSWIKKQINANTLKELALATSFCDVIGLRKPCMITLKTSMISTESWQVCGLPRKNKSYMLRQGWTTFCKENNLMEGDICTFNIIETTSWHVIITWYKEEMINQLFCESVSASKRKSENDRSSSEEKMRLKCSMTSLNKASSKTSAFEMGPPAWIKGINGSSIQKQFKRKSKSQRSSNKEQKRRKSYKTSLNKESTMTKCVFEIGPSAWIKKEMNDSTIERQFCLPLSCKVIGLRKPCMITLKTSPSSTSTSSWLVSLHPYQNCSQLIGSGWKTFCYENKIRVGDVCTFKIVETTQWDVIIECR; the protein is encoded by the exons ATGGCGTCGtttggcggccgcggcggcggcgcccgcaagAACCTAAGGGTGCTGCTTCCTTTCACCTGCGACAGTCTG CGCATCGCTGACGAGCTCGCCGAGGAAATCGGCGCCGGGGAGGCCCACGTCGTCGGCCCGCCCGGCACCGGCAGGGAGGTCTGGCCCGTCGAGGTTGGgtgggacggcgacggcgcgttCTTGGGGCGCAGGTGGCCGGAGTTCGCGGGCGCGTGCGGCGTCGAAGGTGGGTGGTTATTGGTCGTCCGGCACCATGGCCGCGGCTTGCTCACGGTGAAGGCCTTCGACAGAAGCTGCTGCCTCCGGGAGATCGGCGCTCCACCTGCAG TTGGAGCAACCCCGAGCAGCAAAGGTTCCCTCCATAAGCCACAGTTTATAAGCGTGCTTCAACCAGAATCCTTGGAAAAGATG TTAATACCTGCTCAGATTCGGCAACATTGCATCCCTGAGAACCTGAACAGTTGCATGACTATTGTTCTCAGACCCCCTGGCAAAATAGCTCAAATTGAGCTCAAGATGGATGATCAGTCAGACCTGTTCTTAACAGGTGGTTGGTCGCAGTTTCTGGCGTCTCATGGCATTACTGATGCTAATGCTTTGCTGTTAAAGTACGAAGGCAACATGGTGTGGACTGTCAAAGTCTTTGAGCATGATGGATGCCAGAGAGGGTCCAGAAACAAAGACATCAGAATGCAACAAG ATATGGAAGAGCAGCCATCATCTGCTTGCACACATAGATGTTGCAGGGACAGAGAAAAGAAACCAAAAGGGCCTATGACTCGTTTGAACAAGGCAACATTACTGATGAAATCTGTCTATGAGATTGGACCTCCATCATGGATAAAGAAGCAGATCAATGCCAACACACTTAAGGAACTT GCTTTGGCAACATCTTTCTGTGATGTGATCGGGTTGCGGAAACCTTGCATGATTACTCTAAAGACCTCAATGATCAGTACGGAGTCTTGGCAGGTGTGTGGTCTTCCACGCAAGAATAAGAGCTACATGCTTAGGCAGGGTTGGACGACGTTCTGCAAGGAGAATAATCTCATGGAAGGTGACATCTGCACCTTCAATATCATTGAAACCACATCGTGGCATGTCATTATCACGTGGTATAAGGAGGAAATGATAAATCAGTTATTCTGT GAATCTGTTTCCGCTTCTAAGCGTAAGAGCGAGAATGACAGATCAAGTAGTGAAGAGAAAATGAGGCTGAAATGCTCCATGACTTCTCTGAACAAGGCATCATCGAAAACATCTGCCTTTGAGATGGGGCCACCAGCTTGGATAAAGGGTATTAATGGCAGCTCGATTCAAAAACAGTTT AAGCGTAAGAGCAAGAGCCAAAGGTCAAGTAATAAAGAACAAAAGAGACGAAAAAGCTACAAGACTTCTTTGAACAAGGAATCAACTATGACAAAGTGTGTCTTTGAGATTGGGCCATCAGCTTGGATAAAGAAGGAGATGAACGACAGCACAATAGAAAGGCAGTTT TGTTTGCCATTGTCCTGCAAGGTGATTGGACTACGGAAACCTTGCATGATCACACTCAAAACCTCTCCGAGTAGCACTAGCACCTCATCTTGGTTGGTGTCTCTTCATCCCTACCAGAATTGCAGCCAGCTGATTGGATCAGGTTGGAAGACATTCTGCTATGAGAACAAGATCAGGGTGGGAGATGTCTGCACTTTCAAAATCGTTGAAACTACCCAGTGGGATGTCATCATCGAGTGCCGATAA